The following proteins are co-located in the Vigna angularis cultivar LongXiaoDou No.4 chromosome 2, ASM1680809v1, whole genome shotgun sequence genome:
- the LOC108328897 gene encoding E3 ubiquitin-protein ligase At3g02290 has protein sequence MGSVCCCFNVDDFEDYVNPNSPVYRNCMCLSCFLQNVLTVYASIFRRGEAHAIPSSLQGTASMTSTASLDNSLSDMYRSPPRPLPYDSDPRFFRSQRDGLVSRREKGSSHLNEESEPLRGDVDADSESLSLGGKWNDTSEDGSKEYRKSSVRLSSAKLTTGAGVVYSSSEVEDVCPTCLEEYTEENPKILTKCSHHFHLGCIYEWMERSDNCPVCGKEMVFDETT, from the exons ATGGGATCAGTTTGTTGCTGTTTTAATgttgatgattttgaagattATGTGAATCCAAATAGTCCTGTATATAGGAACTGTATGTGTCTCAGTTGCTTCCTACAGAACGTTTTGACTGTG TATGCATCAATATTCCGTAGAGGGGAAGCGCATGCGATTCCTTCATCTTTACAGGGCACAGCATCTATGACTTCTACAGCTTCACTTGATAATTCTCTATCTGACATGTACCGCTCTCCTCCAAGGCCCTTGCCTTATGATTCAGACCCCAGGTTTTTCCGTTCACAGCGAGATGGATTAGTGTCAAGACGTGAGAAGGGTTCAAGTCATTTGAATGAAGAGTCAGAACCTCTAAGAGGTGATGTAGATGCTGACTCAGAATCTTTAAGTTTGGGTGGTAAATGGAACGATACCAGTGAAGATGGATCAAAGGAATATCGGAAGTCCTCTGTGAGACTTTCATCAGCAAAACTTACGACTGGAGCTGGGGTTGTCTATTCATCGTCGGAAGTGGAGGATGTCTGTCCAACTTGCCTTGAAG AATACACTGAAGAGAATCCAAAGATATTGACAAAATGCTCTCATCATTTTCACCTTGGTTGCATTTATGAGTGGATGGAAAGAAGTGACAATTGTCCTGTTTGTGGGAAG GAGATGGTATTCGATGAAACGACTTAA
- the LOC108328896 gene encoding uncharacterized protein LOC108328896 isoform X2, whose product MQNSRMMSETSEKKLVRIDVTSDTVCPWCFVGKKNLDRALAASNDKYYFEVTWHPFQLDPEAPKEGIDKREYYRRKFGSQSERMEARMSEVFKNVGLEYCLSGLTGNTIDSHRLIYFARQQGPEKQHLLVEELAIGYFTQGKYIGDHEFLLESAAKVGIVGAEEFLKDPNNGLKEVEEELNTISRNISGVPYYVINGKHKLSGGQIPEVFLKAFQVATT is encoded by the exons ATGCA AAACAGCAGGATGATGAGTGAGACTTCTGAAAAGAAACTTGTGAGAATTGACGTTACTTCTGATACTGTGTGCCCATGGTGCTTTGTTGGCAAAAAGAATTTAGATAGGGCATTAGCTGCCTCCAATGATAAATACTACTTCGAG GTAACATGGCATCCGTTTCAACTTGATCCTGAAGCTCCTAAAGAAGGCATTGACAAAAGGGAGTATTACAGAAGAAAGTTTGGTTCCCAATCAGAACGGATGGAAGCTCGGATGTCAGAG GTGTTCAAGAATGTTGGTCTGGAGTATTGTTTGTCTGGACTCAC GGGAAACACTATTGACAGCCACAGACTTATATATTTTGCAAGACAGCAGGGTCCTGAGAAGCAACATCTTCTAGTTGAAGAACTTGCCATAGGCTATTTCACACAGGGAAAATACATTGGTGACCA TGAGTTTCTTCTTGAATCTGCTGCAAAGGTTGGTATAGTTGGAGCAGAAGAGTTTCTTAAGGATCCCAACAATGGTCTGAAGGAG GTTGAGGAGGAGCTTAACACGATTTCTCGAAACATTTCAGGGGTTCCATATTATGTG ATTAATGGAAAACACAAGTTGAGTGGTGGACAAATCCCTGAAGTCTTCTTGAAAGCTTTCCAAGTTGCTACAACTTGA
- the LOC108328896 gene encoding uncharacterized protein LOC108328896 isoform X1: MQFVGVVTKLLNLLPLLSVYPSRNSRMMSETSEKKLVRIDVTSDTVCPWCFVGKKNLDRALAASNDKYYFEVTWHPFQLDPEAPKEGIDKREYYRRKFGSQSERMEARMSEVFKNVGLEYCLSGLTGNTIDSHRLIYFARQQGPEKQHLLVEELAIGYFTQGKYIGDHEFLLESAAKVGIVGAEEFLKDPNNGLKEVEEELNTISRNISGVPYYVINGKHKLSGGQIPEVFLKAFQVATT, from the exons ATGCAATTCGTTGGAGTCGTGACAAAGCTTTTGAATTTATTGCCTCTCCTCTCTGTTTATCCTTCCAG AAACAGCAGGATGATGAGTGAGACTTCTGAAAAGAAACTTGTGAGAATTGACGTTACTTCTGATACTGTGTGCCCATGGTGCTTTGTTGGCAAAAAGAATTTAGATAGGGCATTAGCTGCCTCCAATGATAAATACTACTTCGAG GTAACATGGCATCCGTTTCAACTTGATCCTGAAGCTCCTAAAGAAGGCATTGACAAAAGGGAGTATTACAGAAGAAAGTTTGGTTCCCAATCAGAACGGATGGAAGCTCGGATGTCAGAG GTGTTCAAGAATGTTGGTCTGGAGTATTGTTTGTCTGGACTCAC GGGAAACACTATTGACAGCCACAGACTTATATATTTTGCAAGACAGCAGGGTCCTGAGAAGCAACATCTTCTAGTTGAAGAACTTGCCATAGGCTATTTCACACAGGGAAAATACATTGGTGACCA TGAGTTTCTTCTTGAATCTGCTGCAAAGGTTGGTATAGTTGGAGCAGAAGAGTTTCTTAAGGATCCCAACAATGGTCTGAAGGAG GTTGAGGAGGAGCTTAACACGATTTCTCGAAACATTTCAGGGGTTCCATATTATGTG ATTAATGGAAAACACAAGTTGAGTGGTGGACAAATCCCTGAAGTCTTCTTGAAAGCTTTCCAAGTTGCTACAACTTGA
- the LOC108329325 gene encoding ultraviolet-B receptor UVR8, with amino-acid sequence MDIDSIFGTTRPVSVPRKSAIYVWGYNQSGQTGRKGKEDQLRIPKQLPPELFGCPAGTNARWLDVACGREHTAAIASDGSLFTWGANDFGQLGDGTEARRKHPKKVKQLESEFVKSVSCGAHCSACIAEPRENDGTISTRRLWVWGQNQGSNLPRLFWGAFQPNTIIREVSCGAVHVVALSEEGVLQAWGYNEYGQLGRGVTCEGLQGARILSSYAKFLDESPELVKIARVSCGEYHTAAISDKGEVYTWGLGNMGQLGHSSLQYGDKELIPRRVVTLEDVFIKDVACGGVHTCAVTQGGALYAWGGGQSGQLGLGPQTGLFSCVANDSQTFFRNIPVLVVPKGVQLVACGHSHTLISMSDGRIHGWGYNNYGQAANEKCTYAWYPSPVDWCVGEVRKLAAGGGHSAVLTDACSLKELCEFVLADSMTLANAAKVEDIAYRTGSDALARLCGRLREYMLAGGALEQKDEKNSKLRLSI; translated from the exons ATGGATATTGATTCGATTTTCGGGACAACTCGACCCGTGAGTGTTCCAAGGAAGAGTGCCATTTATGTGTGGGGATACAATCAATCAGGGCAGACGGGTAGAAAGGGGAAGGAGGACCAGCTGAGGATTCCGAAGCAGCTGCCTCCTGAGCTGTTTGGATGTCCGGCTGGCACCAATGCACGATGGTTGGACGTTGCCTGTGGCCGGGAGCACACGGCGGCAATTGCTTCCGATGGCTCACTCTTCACTTGGG GCGCTAATGACTTTGGTCAATTGGGTGATGGAACTGAGGCGCGAAGGAAACATCCAAAAAAAGTAAAGCAATTAGAGTCAGAGTTTGTAAAATCTGTATCCTGTGGAGCACATTGTTCTGCTTGCATTGCTGAACCTCGAGAAAATGACGGTACCATCTCCACAAGAAGGCTCTGGGTGTGGGGACAAAATCAG GGATCAAATCTTCCAAGGTTATTTTGGGGAGCCTTCCAACCTAATACA ATTATCCGTGAAGTGTCTTGTGGAGCTGTCCATGTTGTTGCTTTGTCTGAAGAAGGCGTACTACAAGCTTGGG GCTACAATGAATATGGTCAACTTGGCCGTGGTGTTACTTGTGAAGGACTACAGGGTGCTCGTATTTTAAGTTCTTATGCTAAATTTCTTGATGAATCCCCTGAGCTTGTGAAGATTGCCAGAGTGTCATGCGGGGAGTACCACACAGCAGCCATTTCTGATAAGGGCGAGGT TTACACATGGGGGCTTGGAAATATGGGCCAGCTTGGGCATTCTTCACTCCAGTATGGGGATAAAGAGTTAATTCCAAGGAGAGTGGTTACACTTGAGGATGTTTTCATAAAGGATGTGGCGTGTGGTGGTGTACACACGTGTGCTGTAACTCAGGGAGGAGCACTTTATGCCTGGGGGGGCGGTCAGTCTGGGCAGCTAGGACTTGGCCCCCAAACTGGATTATTCTCGTGTGTTGCTAATGACTCGCAGACATTTTTCCGAAACATTCCAGTTTTAGTTGTTCCTAAAGGTGTTCAACTTGTTGCTTGTGGACATTCCCACACACTTATCTCTATGAGTGATGGTCGAATTCATGGATGGGGTTACAATAATTATGGCCAGGCAGCCAATGAGAAATGTACATATGCTTGGTATCCATCACCAGTTGACTG GTGTGTTGGGGAGGTTCGGAAACTTGCTGCTGGTGGTGGCCATTCAGCTGTGTTGACTGATGCTTGTTCGTTAAAGGAGTTATGTGAGTTTGTACTTGCAGATAGCATGACTTTAGCCAATGCTGCTAAGGTTGAGGATATTGCATATAGAACTGGATCAGATGCTTTGGCACGCCTTTGTGGAAGACTCAG AGAGTATATGCTTGCTGGCGGAGCTCTCGAGCAAAAGGATGAGAAGAACAGTAAACTCAGACTTAGCATATAA
- the LOC108329327 gene encoding truncated transcription factor CAULIFLOWER A, giving the protein MGRGRVQLKRIENKTSQQVTFSKRRTGLLKKANEISVLCDAQVALIMFSTKGKLFEYSSERSMEDVLERYERYTHTALTGTNNDSQGNWSFEYIKLTAKVEVLERNVRNFMGNGLDPLSLKELQSLEQQLDTSLKRIRTRKNQVMNQSISELHKRARTLQEQNSKLAKMKEKGKTLTERPQSVPETLGQNSTNLNLASPQLLPPQRLVPSLTLSGPLQGRATMEEMGEAQTVPTGNSLIPPWMLHI; this is encoded by the exons ATGGGAAGGGGTAGGGTTCAGCTCAAACGGATCGAGAACAAAACAAGCCAGCAAGTCACCTTTTCCAAACGGAGAACGGGACTTCTCAAGAAAGCCAACGAAATCTCTGTGCTCTGTGATGCTCAAGTCGCTCTGATTATGTTCTCTACCAAAGGCAAGCTTTTTGAGTATTCCTCCGAACGCAG CATGGAAGATGTCTTGGAACGTTACGAGAGATATACTCATACAGCACTCACTGGAACCAACAATGACTCGCAG GGCAATTGGTCTTTCGAATATATCAAGCTCACTGCAAAAGTTGAAGTCTTGGAGAGGAACGTAAG GAATTTCATGGGAAATGGGCTGGATCCCTTGAGTTTGAAAGAGCTTCAGAGTTTGGAGCAGCAGCTTGACACATCTCTGAAGCGCATCCGAACAAGAAAG AATCAAGTTATGAATCAATCTATCTCAGAGCTGCATAAAAGG GCAAGAACATTACAAGAGCAAAACAGCAAGCTAGCAAAG atgaaagagaaagggaagacaTTGACTGAACGTCCACAGAGTGTACCAGAAACTCTTGGCCAAAATTCAACCAATCTCAACTTAGCTTCTCCACAGCTATTACCACCACAAAGACTTGTTCCTTCTTTAACTCTCAG TGGGCCATTGCAAGGAAGAGCAACGATGGAGGAAATGGGTGAAGCTCAAACAGTGCCAACTGGCAATTCACTCATCCCACCATGGATGCTGCATATCTGA